The following are encoded together in the Bacillus sp. V2I10 genome:
- the helD gene encoding RNA polymerase recycling motor HelD: protein MNNELRQEQERLDNVVGTITEQIGKLEDETGRRRKEVVHIQKHFWDEVKVNTDTFDDYLETIIGLRQQAQALTVSQSTHRHASNRQSVLQRMHKAPYFGRIDFTEEGTQTAEKIYIGISTLTDTSGENFLIYDWRAPVSSVYYDYPPGPAEYTTPGGVIQGKLEKKWQYIIRAGVVESMFDTSLTIGDEILKQVLGKGTDKHMHSIVATIQQEQNRIIRHVRGRLLIVQGAAGSGKTSAAMQRIAYLLYKYRDRLKADQIILFSPNSMFNSYVSNVLPELGEENMQQVTFQEYLYHRLSSAFQVEDPYEQLEYVLTATDDPSHRTRTASIRFKGSALFFETIKTYSQSLELSGMIFKGIKFRGKPLVSAKQISERFYSNDTSLRFHNRIEKLTEWLNEGIDEMEKSELTKSWVQEEIELLSKDEYQKAYTYLQKKQGYKEDMLDDYEKEIQVLGRMIVRKKLKPLRKWVRTLRFVDFTEIYKQLFANPARIKLWMAGKTPEEWEDICLLTMKMLDEGKLFYEDATPFLLLKEQIQGFQTNASIKHVLVDEAQDYSPFQFEFLKRLFPSAKMTVLGDFNQAIFVHASEMADFHTLTGLYGPDETDAINLSRSYRSTKPITEFTRGLVPDGERITAFERDGEKPVLTQLYDRAELHRRIASTVADFRQRGYNTIAIICKSAAESTYAYEALGSVEEINLVKSSSIEYEQGVVVIPAYLAKGIEFDAVIIYDASAQVYGDESLRRLFYTACTRALHHLQLYSVGEPSPFLQNVTPESFILSLT, encoded by the coding sequence ATGAATAATGAACTTCGGCAGGAGCAAGAACGATTGGATAACGTGGTCGGGACGATCACGGAGCAAATCGGCAAGCTGGAAGACGAAACTGGCCGGCGCCGAAAAGAAGTGGTCCATATTCAAAAACACTTTTGGGATGAAGTCAAGGTTAACACAGATACTTTTGACGATTATCTCGAGACGATCATCGGCTTAAGACAGCAGGCTCAAGCCCTGACCGTAAGCCAAAGCACCCACAGGCATGCCTCCAATCGGCAATCTGTCCTGCAGCGTATGCATAAAGCGCCTTATTTTGGACGTATCGATTTCACTGAAGAAGGAACTCAGACAGCAGAAAAAATCTATATCGGCATTTCAACGCTCACGGATACAAGCGGAGAGAACTTCCTGATTTATGACTGGCGGGCGCCGGTCTCGAGTGTCTACTACGATTACCCGCCAGGTCCGGCCGAATACACTACACCCGGAGGCGTCATTCAAGGCAAGCTGGAGAAAAAGTGGCAATATATCATCCGCGCGGGCGTAGTTGAATCAATGTTCGATACCAGTCTCACCATTGGAGACGAGATTTTAAAGCAGGTTCTGGGCAAAGGAACAGATAAACATATGCACAGCATAGTGGCCACCATTCAACAGGAGCAAAACCGGATCATTCGGCATGTCCGCGGCAGGCTGCTCATTGTGCAAGGCGCCGCCGGCAGCGGAAAGACATCGGCTGCCATGCAGCGGATCGCTTACTTGCTCTACAAGTATCGGGATAGGCTGAAGGCCGATCAAATCATTCTATTTTCGCCTAACTCGATGTTTAACAGCTACGTATCCAATGTCTTGCCTGAACTCGGCGAAGAGAATATGCAGCAGGTTACCTTCCAAGAATACTTGTACCATCGGCTGAGCAGCGCATTTCAAGTCGAGGATCCTTATGAGCAATTGGAATATGTGCTGACTGCCACGGATGACCCTTCCCACCGGACCAGGACTGCGAGCATCCGATTCAAGGGATCGGCCCTTTTTTTCGAGACAATCAAAACATACAGTCAGTCTCTGGAATTATCCGGTATGATCTTCAAAGGAATTAAATTCAGAGGAAAACCACTAGTCTCCGCCAAACAAATCTCGGAAAGGTTTTATAGCAACGATACCTCTCTCCGTTTTCACAACAGGATTGAGAAGTTGACAGAATGGCTAAACGAGGGAATAGATGAAATGGAAAAATCCGAGCTGACCAAGTCGTGGGTACAGGAAGAAATCGAGCTGCTCAGCAAAGATGAGTATCAAAAGGCTTATACCTATTTACAGAAAAAACAAGGCTATAAGGAAGACATGCTGGACGATTACGAGAAAGAAATCCAAGTGCTCGGGAGAATGATCGTACGCAAGAAGTTGAAGCCACTCCGGAAATGGGTTCGAACGCTTCGTTTCGTCGACTTTACGGAAATCTACAAGCAGCTTTTTGCCAATCCAGCGCGGATCAAATTGTGGATGGCCGGGAAAACACCTGAGGAGTGGGAGGATATTTGCCTGTTGACAATGAAAATGCTGGACGAAGGCAAGCTGTTTTACGAAGATGCTACTCCGTTTTTACTTTTGAAAGAGCAGATTCAAGGGTTTCAGACAAACGCCTCTATCAAGCACGTGCTTGTAGACGAAGCACAAGATTATTCTCCGTTTCAATTTGAGTTTTTGAAACGTTTATTTCCTTCGGCAAAGATGACCGTGCTCGGAGATTTTAACCAGGCTATATTCGTCCATGCCAGCGAAATGGCCGATTTTCACACCCTTACCGGCTTATACGGACCGGATGAAACAGATGCGATAAACTTGAGCCGCAGCTACAGATCCACAAAACCAATTACCGAATTTACACGCGGACTCGTCCCTGACGGAGAACGGATTACCGCTTTTGAACGTGACGGCGAAAAGCCTGTGCTGACGCAACTGTACGATCGTGCCGAACTGCACCGCCGCATCGCGTCTACAGTCGCAGACTTTCGGCAGCGTGGGTATAATACAATCGCGATTATATGCAAATCCGCTGCGGAAAGCACCTATGCGTACGAGGCCTTGGGCAGCGTCGAAGAAATCAATCTGGTGAAGAGCAGCTCGATTGAGTACGAGCAAGGCGTTGTTGTCATACCGGCGTATTTGGCCAAAGGTATCGAATTCGACGCCGTCATCATTTATGACGCATCTGCGCAAGTATACGGCGATGAGAGCCTGCGCAGATTGTTCTACACCGCCTGCACCCGGGCTTTGCATCACTTGCAGCTATACAGTGTAGGCGAACCAAGCCCCTTTTTGCAAAATGTTACGCCGGAGAGCTTCATTCTGAGCTTGACTTAA
- a CDS encoding carbonic anhydrase translates to MTIISSILDYNKTFVDQNKYEEFQTTKYPDKRIVILTCMDTRLLELLPKALGLKNGDAKIIKNAGAVVSHPFGSIMRSILVAIYELKTEEVCVIGHHECGMVGLQSSPLLEAAKQKGVSAEQINTLTNAGIDLSKWLTGFQCVEESVINSVHMIKSHPLMPSNIAIHGMVIHPRTGKLDLIEDGYGSVQSIKNELYTM, encoded by the coding sequence ATGACGATTATTTCAAGCATTCTAGATTATAACAAGACTTTTGTTGATCAAAACAAGTATGAGGAGTTTCAAACGACAAAGTATCCAGATAAAAGGATTGTTATTTTAACTTGCATGGATACTCGGCTATTGGAACTTCTTCCAAAGGCACTGGGGTTGAAAAATGGAGATGCGAAAATTATTAAAAATGCCGGGGCTGTTGTTTCTCATCCTTTTGGCAGTATTATGCGGAGCATCTTAGTCGCTATTTATGAGCTAAAAACTGAGGAAGTTTGTGTCATAGGACATCATGAATGCGGGATGGTGGGTCTTCAATCTTCTCCACTTCTTGAAGCGGCAAAGCAGAAGGGAGTTAGTGCAGAGCAAATCAATACACTTACAAACGCAGGCATTGATTTATCAAAATGGCTGACGGGTTTTCAATGTGTAGAAGAGAGTGTCATAAATAGTGTTCATATGATCAAAAGTCATCCTTTAATGCCAAGTAATATTGCCATTCATGGAATGGTCATCCATCCACGTACAGGTAAATTAGATCTTATTGAAGATGGATACGGCTCTGTTCAATCTATCAAAAATGAACTATACACTATGTAA
- a CDS encoding DoxX family protein — translation MSKIIGAETTARVETQPRGKMIAYWTVTLLLAAAVMLSGIGQLMQYGGNLELVTNLGYPSYVLTILGIWKVLGAIALVVPGFPRLKEWVHAGIFFLMTGAALSHAFANDYGDYGFYIILPLSYAALNIASWALRPKSRKL, via the coding sequence ATGAGTAAGATTATCGGTGCGGAAACAACCGCGAGAGTAGAAACCCAGCCCCGAGGAAAAATGATTGCTTATTGGACAGTCACATTACTACTCGCAGCAGCTGTTATGTTAAGTGGTATCGGGCAACTGATGCAATATGGGGGAAACCTCGAGTTAGTGACGAATCTTGGTTACCCATCATACGTCTTGACCATTCTTGGGATTTGGAAAGTGCTTGGAGCCATCGCTCTCGTCGTGCCAGGTTTTCCTCGGCTTAAAGAATGGGTTCACGCTGGTATCTTCTTTTTAATGACCGGTGCGGCTTTATCTCATGCGTTTGCTAACGATTATGGTGATTACGGGTTTTATATTATCCTTCCGCTTTCATATGCTGCACTAAATATCGCCTCGTGGGCGCTACGTCCGAAGAGCCGCAAACTTTAA
- a CDS encoding DinB family protein yields the protein MYITISDFIKEWNKESILTQKVLDSLTDDSLKQQVYPEGRTLGRIAWHFTTSIPDYLANFGFKIDGGENAESVPSSSREIAETFKNVSSHAAKIIEQQWTDESLKQIQEAFGRQESNASILMGLIKHIVHHRGQVTVLMRQAGIKPSGVYGPPKEDWVHLGVENPPL from the coding sequence ATGTATATAACAATTTCAGATTTTATTAAAGAATGGAATAAAGAATCCATATTAACTCAAAAAGTTTTGGATAGTTTGACAGATGATTCATTAAAACAACAAGTTTATCCGGAAGGTCGTACTTTGGGAAGAATTGCGTGGCATTTTACAACAAGTATTCCAGATTATTTAGCTAATTTTGGATTTAAGATAGATGGGGGAGAAAATGCAGAAAGCGTCCCATCTTCATCAAGGGAAATCGCTGAAACCTTTAAAAATGTAAGTTCGCACGCAGCAAAAATTATTGAACAACAATGGACAGACGAATCCCTAAAACAAATACAAGAAGCGTTTGGAAGACAGGAATCAAATGCTTCAATCCTAATGGGGTTAATCAAACACATTGTTCATCATCGCGGGCAAGTTACAGTTCTTATGCGTCAAGCAGGAATAAAACCTTCTGGGGTTTATGGACCGCCAAAAGAAGATTGGGTTCATTTAGGTGTGGAAAATCCACCACTTTAA
- a CDS encoding DHA2 family efflux MFS transporter permease subunit, translating to MIMILGVFVAILNETLLNVALTKIMDDFGIEPSTAQWLTTGYLLVIGVLIPVTAYLIQRFTTRSLFLGAMGLFTAGTFVAAIAPGIEMLLIGRLLQAAGTGLLFPLLTNVVFSIVPIEKRGSAMGTIGIVITFAPAIGPTLSGIIVEHFSWRVLFYGVLPIALLVIIFAFMKLKNVTETSNPKIDPLSLLLSTLGFGGIVYGFSSSGEGQGGWSSYEVLIPLAIGIVSLALFTWRQLTISQPLLNLRTFKYNIFRMSTLIMMIIMMAMFSAMMLLPIFLQNALGYSPLKAGLVMLPGGIVMGIMSPITGRLFDKFGAKWLALIGLGLIANTLWQFAFITVSTSYSTIMIFNTLLMLGISMVMMPIMTNALNELPPPLYPHGTAIISTLQQVAGAVGTALLVSIMTNGSARFMENTLIKEDEATLQILAMISGMKSAFLFAFGLVAIAWIVSLFIKRAVPEEKSLKMKQGTVN from the coding sequence ATGATTATGATTCTGGGTGTGTTTGTAGCCATTTTAAATGAAACGCTGCTTAACGTAGCCTTAACAAAAATTATGGATGACTTCGGAATTGAGCCGAGTACCGCGCAATGGCTGACTACTGGTTATCTCCTTGTTATAGGTGTACTTATACCGGTCACAGCTTATTTAATTCAGCGTTTCACGACAAGAAGCTTGTTCCTTGGAGCTATGGGATTGTTTACGGCGGGGACATTTGTAGCGGCTATCGCACCAGGGATAGAAATGCTTTTAATCGGAAGGCTGCTTCAGGCAGCGGGTACCGGGCTGCTCTTTCCTTTACTGACCAATGTGGTATTCTCAATCGTTCCTATTGAAAAAAGGGGTTCGGCAATGGGGACAATTGGAATTGTCATTACGTTTGCTCCCGCGATTGGACCTACTCTATCAGGGATCATTGTTGAGCATTTCAGCTGGCGGGTTCTCTTTTACGGCGTTCTGCCGATCGCACTGCTTGTTATTATATTTGCATTTATGAAGCTTAAAAACGTGACGGAGACAAGTAATCCGAAGATTGATCCGCTTTCGCTTCTGCTTTCAACCTTAGGATTCGGGGGGATTGTATACGGATTCAGCAGCTCCGGTGAAGGACAGGGGGGTTGGTCGAGCTATGAAGTTCTAATCCCACTTGCAATCGGCATTGTTTCTTTAGCACTGTTTACTTGGAGGCAATTGACGATTTCACAGCCGCTCCTAAATTTACGAACATTTAAATACAACATTTTCAGGATGTCAACGTTGATTATGATGATTATCATGATGGCGATGTTTTCAGCGATGATGCTGCTGCCGATTTTTCTCCAGAATGCGTTAGGTTACAGTCCGTTGAAGGCAGGTTTGGTCATGCTGCCGGGTGGGATTGTCATGGGAATCATGTCACCCATTACAGGCCGGTTATTTGATAAATTTGGTGCCAAGTGGCTTGCGCTTATCGGTTTGGGGCTGATCGCGAATACACTGTGGCAATTTGCCTTTATCACAGTGTCAACCTCCTACAGCACGATTATGATTTTCAATACGCTGTTAATGCTGGGGATTTCAATGGTTATGATGCCGATTATGACCAACGCTTTGAACGAACTGCCCCCTCCCTTATATCCGCACGGCACGGCTATTATCAGTACGCTTCAACAGGTTGCCGGCGCTGTCGGGACAGCATTGCTTGTCTCTATCATGACCAATGGTTCTGCTCGTTTTATGGAAAATACGCTGATTAAGGAAGACGAGGCTACCTTACAAATTCTAGCGATGATTTCTGGAATGAAAAGTGCGTTCCTGTTTGCATTCGGACTAGTTGCCATCGCATGGATCGTTTCATTATTTATCAAACGGGCTGTGCCTGAAGAAAAGAGTTTGAAAATGAAGCAAGGTACTGTGAACTGA
- a CDS encoding sensor histidine kinase: protein MKWNSIVFKWGATIFILLISVLLPLIFTIDRLFYKSYLSEAHYQINQLAAQYSDSLSSLEDIETLQTAASLTKTEICIIDREGRIIFTSNDKLFHQGTQIDRELLEAAYSKKDVQIEYHNPTNNHNYFVSGKPLYLSTKEDAGLLVFSDAEHIKKSVHDIELLLLVSMLGALCMALGFTYIASKKLASPLLQMEKVTRDVAKGKFYKKVNISSNDEVGSLASAINDLGQELERYRNRQTEFFANISHDLRTPISYIKGYIQVIQDKLYKDEKEKDLYLSIVLDEANQLNALITDLFELSKIEGGQLDLHFNWINIHDLIENCLIKVSLKAKESEILLQKELDANIPFIYTDGVRLEQIMMNLLENAIRYNRLNGHVKVKGWVDKKKVQLYIEDTGVGIPEEDLPYIFERFYKVDKSRSNRIGSTGLGLSIVKHLVLRLEGEIKVKSTLNKGTAFNITLPFNIREGIKDN from the coding sequence ATGAAATGGAACAGTATTGTTTTTAAATGGGGGGCAACCATATTTATACTATTAATTAGCGTGCTTTTACCGCTGATTTTTACCATTGATAGACTGTTTTACAAAAGCTATTTAAGTGAAGCTCATTATCAAATTAATCAATTAGCTGCTCAATATTCTGATTCCTTATCAAGTCTTGAAGATATTGAAACATTACAAACAGCCGCAAGTTTAACAAAGACGGAAATTTGTATTATTGATCGAGAAGGAAGAATTATATTTACTTCTAACGATAAATTGTTTCATCAAGGTACTCAAATTGATAGAGAGCTATTAGAAGCTGCTTATTCAAAGAAAGATGTTCAAATCGAATATCATAACCCAACGAATAATCATAACTATTTTGTTTCAGGAAAACCTTTATATTTATCCACCAAAGAAGATGCTGGTTTATTAGTATTCTCTGATGCCGAACATATAAAGAAATCCGTTCATGATATTGAGCTTTTACTGTTGGTCTCTATGCTTGGCGCTCTGTGTATGGCTTTAGGTTTTACATATATAGCTTCAAAGAAGCTGGCTTCACCATTATTACAAATGGAAAAAGTAACAAGAGATGTGGCAAAAGGAAAGTTCTATAAGAAAGTCAATATCTCTTCAAATGATGAAGTAGGTTCATTGGCTTCAGCTATTAATGATTTGGGTCAAGAGTTAGAAAGATACAGAAATAGACAGACTGAATTTTTTGCTAACATATCTCATGATTTAAGAACTCCTATCTCCTATATAAAAGGTTATATACAGGTGATTCAGGATAAATTATATAAGGATGAAAAAGAAAAAGATCTCTACTTATCCATTGTCCTCGATGAAGCGAATCAATTGAATGCGTTGATCACGGACTTGTTTGAGTTATCAAAAATTGAAGGAGGGCAATTAGATCTTCATTTTAACTGGATTAATATCCATGACTTGATTGAAAACTGCCTTATTAAAGTTTCATTAAAAGCAAAAGAAAGTGAGATCCTCCTTCAAAAGGAATTAGATGCCAACATTCCTTTTATATATACCGATGGAGTGCGTTTAGAACAAATTATGATGAACTTATTGGAAAATGCAATTCGCTACAATAGGTTAAATGGGCATGTAAAAGTAAAAGGCTGGGTAGACAAAAAAAAAGTGCAGCTTTATATAGAGGATACAGGTGTTGGCATACCAGAAGAAGATCTTCCCTATATATTTGAAAGGTTTTATAAGGTTGATAAATCCCGTTCGAATAGAATAGGAAGCACAGGTCTAGGTTTATCGATTGTCAAGCACCTTGTTTTACGATTAGAAGGAGAAATAAAAGTAAAAAGCACACTAAATAAGGGAACGGCTTTCAATATCACACTCCCATTTAATATAAGAGAAGGAATAAAAGACAATTAA
- a CDS encoding MmcQ/YjbR family DNA-binding protein, whose amino-acid sequence MKSQDAAGMLENVRNICLALPEAVELIDGFGHNTFKINGKSFVISGESEKGFSLSFKSDRETQEILLQKEHFFKTPYIGRHGWVSIRNPGEEDWDELTDLIQEAYLRAAPKRLVKKWKELHKK is encoded by the coding sequence ATGAAATCACAAGACGCGGCAGGCATGCTTGAAAATGTGCGCAATATCTGTCTTGCACTGCCCGAAGCTGTTGAACTAATCGATGGTTTCGGTCACAATACGTTTAAAATCAATGGAAAATCATTCGTGATATCAGGTGAAAGCGAGAAAGGATTCAGCTTGTCGTTTAAGTCAGATCGGGAAACTCAAGAAATATTACTGCAGAAAGAGCATTTTTTCAAAACCCCATATATAGGGCGTCATGGCTGGGTATCTATTCGAAATCCGGGTGAGGAAGACTGGGATGAATTGACCGATCTTATTCAAGAAGCCTATTTACGCGCGGCACCGAAACGGTTGGTTAAGAAATGGAAAGAGCTGCATAAAAAGTGA
- a CDS encoding response regulator transcription factor yields the protein MEKRILVVDDEWNMRNLLRIYLEKEYDVIEAEDGRQALAFVSSIHVDLIILDIMLPNLDGWQICKEIRKEKHTPILMLTARNELRDKIYGLDIGADDYLEKPFEPEELAARIKALLRRSLINEHFAENTLMYGDQLIIIKTESRTVLIKGEKLDLTPKEYDLLYLLANQPQRVFTRDLLLDVIWGMKDMRDHRTVDSHIKNIRIKVKEQASTYNPIQTVWGVGYKFNPADGPL from the coding sequence ATGGAGAAGAGAATATTAGTCGTTGATGATGAGTGGAATATGAGAAATTTATTAAGGATCTATCTTGAAAAAGAATATGATGTAATAGAGGCGGAAGATGGTCGACAAGCTTTAGCTTTTGTTTCATCGATTCATGTTGATTTAATTATATTAGACATTATGCTTCCCAACCTGGATGGGTGGCAGATTTGTAAGGAGATTAGAAAAGAAAAGCATACTCCCATTCTAATGCTGACAGCACGTAATGAGTTAAGAGATAAGATTTATGGTTTAGATATCGGAGCTGATGATTATTTAGAAAAACCTTTTGAGCCTGAAGAGCTCGCTGCCCGTATCAAAGCCTTATTGAGGAGATCGCTTATTAATGAGCACTTTGCAGAAAATACATTGATGTATGGAGATCAATTAATCATCATAAAAACAGAAAGCAGGACGGTATTAATAAAAGGGGAGAAGTTAGATTTAACACCTAAGGAATACGATTTACTATATTTATTGGCGAATCAGCCTCAACGTGTGTTTACAAGAGATTTATTGTTAGATGTTATTTGGGGGATGAAAGATATGAGGGATCACAGAACGGTTGATTCTCATATTAAAAATATCCGTATTAAGGTAAAAGAACAAGCATCTACATATAATCCCATTCAAACGGTGTGGGGTGTAGGCTATAAATTCAACCCGGCGGATGGTCCGTTATGA
- a CDS encoding VOC family protein has product MKLRAIPHLMFDGNAKEAIQFYEKILDAKILSIQTYGEIPEFPGMSFPEKIMDLVAHARLKVGETDIAFFDSPGFPRQIGNQAAIYVTTNEVEKTKQIFEALQQGGKVIGPLEETSFTPAQGYVTDKFGVTFTIVTEIQ; this is encoded by the coding sequence ATGAAATTACGAGCGATCCCCCATTTAATGTTTGATGGAAATGCAAAGGAAGCGATTCAATTTTACGAAAAAATATTGGATGCTAAAATCCTCTCTATCCAAACTTACGGAGAGATTCCGGAATTTCCCGGAATGTCTTTCCCGGAAAAAATTATGGACCTTGTGGCACATGCAAGGTTAAAAGTTGGCGAAACGGATATTGCATTTTTTGATTCGCCGGGGTTTCCCCGTCAAATAGGAAATCAAGCAGCTATCTATGTGACAACGAACGAAGTGGAAAAAACCAAACAAATTTTTGAAGCCTTGCAACAGGGTGGAAAGGTGATCGGTCCTTTGGAGGAAACTTCCTTCACCCCAGCTCAGGGTTATGTAACGGACAAGTTCGGTGTAACCTTCACAATTGTGACTGAAATCCAATAA
- a CDS encoding GNAT family N-acetyltransferase — protein sequence MELEHGRASIGILLAPEARGQGYGKPAMEHMIDIGFKQLRLNKIYLTTRGVNEQAISLYKKIGFIVEGQLRKHAFFEGSFYDTYFMGVLASEWGGKMNQ from the coding sequence ATAGAACTTGAACATGGTAGAGCAAGTATTGGTATCTTGCTAGCCCCTGAAGCTCGTGGTCAAGGTTATGGAAAACCTGCTATGGAGCATATGATTGACATTGGTTTCAAGCAACTACGTCTAAATAAAATATATTTGACAACAAGAGGAGTTAACGAACAAGCAATTAGTTTGTATAAAAAGATTGGATTTATTGTAGAGGGACAGTTAAGGAAGCATGCTTTTTTTGAGGGAAGCTTCTATGATACGTATTTTATGGGAGTATTAGCTTCAGAATGGGGTGGCAAAATGAATCAATAG
- a CDS encoding DUF3231 family protein, whose product MVNVWETVMDAMKSMTVQDKDQPLHVGEVMACWIYLAGLELAKVSVQSAINTTEDDELKAILEEDMKLGTSQRKQLHDFMIKEGITLPPAPEDMPISDPNSIPLGVKLTDDMIANELSLKIISLIMKAAGAASESIRTDVGLLFVQFQAEKLAFATRLKHLMRKRGWIKVPPFYVPTGSQQQ is encoded by the coding sequence ATGGTAAATGTATGGGAAACAGTTATGGATGCAATGAAATCAATGACAGTTCAAGATAAAGATCAACCTCTTCATGTCGGAGAAGTGATGGCATGTTGGATTTACTTAGCAGGTCTTGAATTAGCCAAAGTATCCGTTCAATCAGCTATAAATACAACGGAGGATGATGAATTAAAAGCAATTCTTGAAGAAGATATGAAACTCGGAACCAGTCAAAGGAAACAACTCCATGATTTCATGATTAAGGAAGGAATTACACTGCCTCCTGCCCCTGAAGATATGCCAATATCAGATCCTAACAGTATTCCTCTTGGTGTTAAGTTAACGGATGATATGATTGCAAACGAATTATCTTTAAAAATCATTAGTTTGATTATGAAAGCAGCTGGTGCCGCTTCTGAGTCGATTCGTACAGATGTTGGTTTATTGTTTGTTCAGTTTCAAGCAGAAAAATTAGCTTTCGCGACTAGATTAAAACATTTAATGCGTAAACGCGGATGGATAAAAGTACCGCCGTTTTACGTCCCAACTGGTTCTCAACAACAATAA
- a CDS encoding VOC family protein yields the protein MGRLVHFEIHVSDMERAKKFYGEVFGWSFQDWSDYAGMPYFGAVTGNENEPGIDGALMHRQSTPPETNQPLNGFACTMGVENYDVTEAKIIENGGKVAMPKYALPEMAWQGYYIDTEGNTFGIHQPDVNAK from the coding sequence ATGGGAAGATTAGTTCATTTTGAAATTCATGTGAGTGACATGGAACGGGCAAAGAAGTTTTATGGAGAAGTATTCGGATGGTCATTTCAAGATTGGAGTGATTATGCAGGAATGCCTTACTTTGGAGCAGTGACTGGAAATGAGAATGAACCTGGAATCGATGGTGCTTTGATGCATAGGCAAAGTACACCGCCGGAAACAAACCAGCCATTAAATGGATTTGCTTGTACTATGGGAGTGGAAAATTACGATGTAACAGAAGCTAAAATTATTGAGAATGGCGGCAAGGTCGCAATGCCCAAATATGCGTTGCCTGAAATGGCGTGGCAAGGATACTATATTGATACCGAAGGCAATACATTCGGAATTCATCAACCCGATGTGAATGCAAAATAG
- a CDS encoding DoxX family protein, giving the protein MFIKFLRENFYVSYILTVLRLYLGWQWLLAGWGKITGGFDASGFLLGAVKKATGEHPAVQPWWVEFLNGFAIPNVGLFNVLVPWGEFLVGLGLILGTFTTFAVLMGAVMNFSYMFSGTTSTNPQMVLIEIFILVAGFNSAKIGIDRWMIPFLRKQIFIKNGIKKQSSFES; this is encoded by the coding sequence ATGTTTATAAAATTCTTAAGAGAAAATTTTTATGTATCCTACATTTTAACGGTCTTACGTTTATATCTTGGGTGGCAGTGGTTGCTTGCTGGATGGGGAAAGATTACTGGAGGTTTTGATGCAAGTGGTTTCTTATTAGGAGCTGTAAAAAAAGCAACAGGAGAACACCCGGCTGTTCAACCTTGGTGGGTGGAATTTCTAAATGGATTTGCTATTCCAAACGTGGGGCTGTTTAATGTACTTGTTCCTTGGGGGGAATTTCTAGTTGGGCTTGGACTTATCTTAGGTACGTTTACTACGTTTGCTGTACTAATGGGAGCTGTTATGAATTTTTCCTATATGTTCTCTGGTACAACGAGTACGAATCCACAGATGGTTCTCATAGAGATTTTTATCCTTGTTGCTGGTTTTAATTCAGCTAAAATAGGTATCGATCGTTGGATGATTCCATTCTTAAGAAAACAAATATTTATAAAAAATGGAATTAAGAAACAATCCTCTTTTGAATCATAA